A window from Dermacentor silvarum isolate Dsil-2018 unplaced genomic scaffold, BIME_Dsil_1.4 Seq761, whole genome shotgun sequence encodes these proteins:
- the LOC119435499 gene encoding BRISC complex subunit Abraxas 2-like yields the protein MATVTVTISGPLLATLIYEHCNSPGDQEGFLLGEISSRITDTISDAQLHGEKEETNLKICSIISCDLFEFYDKKCHLVADKLSALLRDKQKEVVGWYRFRRNTSLQTSLREQVLHQRLVRKLGQGYGNYFLLALFRGCTSSNDATHSMEHVFLRSTDPCVYS from the exons ATGGCTACAGTTACGGTTACCATCAGTGGTCCCTTGCTGGCTACGCTCATATATGAGCATTGCAACAGTCCTGGCGACCAG GAGGGTTTTCTCTTGGGAGAAATATCAAGCCGTATAACGGATACGATCAGTGACGCGCAGCTGCACGGCGAAAAAGAGGAGACTAACCTCA aaaTATGTTCTATTATTTCGTGTGACCTATTCGAATTCTACGACAAAAAGTGTCATCTGGTTGCGGACAAATTATCGGCACTGCTACGAGACAAGCAAAAG GAGGTGGTTGGGTGGTACCGCTTCAGGCGCAACACAAGCCTGCAGACATCCCTGCGGGAGCAAGTGCTTCACCAGCGATTGGTTCGAAAGCTTGGCCAAGGCTATGGAAATTACTTCCTGCTGGCACTCTTCAGAGGCTGCACCTCGTCCAATGATGCAACACACTCCATGGAGCATGTCTTCTTACGGTCCACAGATCCGTGCGTATATTCATGA
- the LOC119435498 gene encoding hexokinase-2-like isoform X1, which translates to MEMRTCLERLQKLFCLSTQLSTIEAMTRDLELPNDVLQKVSAKLLDEFNKGLGKETHKSAEVKMFMTYVRDVPNGSESGTFLALDLGGTNFRVLLIDIDGDRFSMQNEIYAIPQEIMLGTGAELFEHIADCLSKFMDKYKVKDKKLPLGFTFSFPCRQEGLTKARLVQWTKGFKCSGVENEDVVLLLREAIKKRRDINIDVMAVVNDTTGTLMSCAHKNKQCRLGLIVGTGTNACYMEKLENVELWDGDQEEPRQVIINTEWGAFGDHGSLEFVRTRYDREIDSASLNPGKQLFEKMISGMYMGELVRRVLVHLAEENLMFSSKLSEKMKTPYLFKTKYISQIESDPRGVYEEAHSVMVKMDMVGTDEDCESLKLICARVSSRAAHLVSAAVATILNKMKRPHTTVGVDGSVYRFHPRFHALMEAKIAELANPQYKFDLMLSEDGSGRGAALVAAVAVRTKKEKSTKSP; encoded by the exons ATGGAAATGCGGACGTGCTTAGAACGATTGCAGAAACTGTTTTGTCTCTCTACCCAGCTCAGTACC ATCGAAGCCATGACCCGTGACCTGGAGCTCCCCAATGATGTATTGCAAAAAGTATCGGCCAAGCTTCTTGATGAATTCAACAAAGGTCTCGGAAAAGAAACTCACAAATCGGCTGAAGTCAAAATGTTCATGACCTATGTGAGGGACGTTCCCAACGGATCAG AAAGTGGAACATTCTTAGCCTTGGATTTGGGGGGCACGAACTTCCGAGTTCTGCTCATTGATATCGATGGTGATCGATTCAGCATGCAGAACGAAATTTACGCTATTCCTCAAGAAATCATGCTGGGAACTGGTGCTGAG TTGTTTGAACACATAGCTGACTGCCTGTCCAAATTTATGGACAAGTACAAAGTCAAGGACAAGAAGCTTCCCTTGGGCTTTACATTCAGCTTTCCCTGTCGGCAAGAGGGCCTCACAAAAGCCAGACTGGTTCAGTGGACCAAGGGCTTCAAATGCAGTGGTGTTGAGAATGAGGATGTAGTGCTTCTGCTGAGAGAAGCAATCAAGAAGCGGAGG GACATCAATATTGATGTTATGGCAGTCGTCAATGACACAACGGGAACTCTTATGTCATGTGCTCACAAAAACAAGCAATGCAGACTTGGGCTCATTGTTG GAACTGGAACAAACGCATGTTACATGGAGAAACTAGAAAATGTGGAACTTTGGGATGGAGATCAAGAAGAACCTCGACAAGTCATTATCAACACAGAGTGGGGAGCGTTTGGTGACCATGGCTCTTTGGAGTTTGTACGAACACGTTATGACAGAGAAATTGATTCGGCTTCACTCAACCCTGGAAAGCAGTT GTTTGAGAAAATGATTTCTGGCATGTACATGGGGGAGCTTGTTCGTCGTGTCTTGGTACACCTTGCTGAGGAAAATTTGATGTTCAGCTCGAAGCTTTCTGAGAAAATGAAGACCCCCTATCTCTTCAAGACAAAGTACATTTCTCAGATTGAAAG TGACCCCCGAGGTGTCTATGAAGAAGCCCACAGTGTAATGGTGAAGATGGATATGGTTGGCACGGATGAAGACTGTGAGAGCCTTAAGCTCATCTGTGCCCGTGTGTCATCACGTGCTGCCCACCTGGTGTCTGCCGCTGTGGCCACCATCCTAAACAAGATGAAGCGGCCTCACACCACTGTGGGTGTTGATGGCTCAGTGTACCGGTTCCACCCGAGATTCCATGCACTTATGGAGGCAAAAATTGCCGAACTTGCCAATCCTCAGTATAAG TTTGACCTGATGCTTTCTGAAGATGGAAGTGGTCGTGGTGCTGCCCTGGTTGCAGCTGTTGCTGTACGCACAAAGAAAGAGAAATCTACCAAAAGCCCTTGA
- the LOC119435498 gene encoding hexokinase-2-like isoform X3 — MKEIEAMTRDLELPNDVLQKVSAKLLDEFNKGLGKETHKSAEVKMFMTYVRDVPNGSESGTFLALDLGGTNFRVLLIDIDGDRFSMQNEIYAIPQEIMLGTGAELFEHIADCLSKFMDKYKVKDKKLPLGFTFSFPCRQEGLTKARLVQWTKGFKCSGVENEDVVLLLREAIKKRRDINIDVMAVVNDTTGTLMSCAHKNKQCRLGLIVGTGTNACYMEKLENVELWDGDQEEPRQVIINTEWGAFGDHGSLEFVRTRYDREIDSASLNPGKQLFEKMISGMYMGELVRRVLVHLAEENLMFSSKLSEKMKTPYLFKTKYISQIESDPRGVYEEAHSVMVKMDMVGTDEDCESLKLICARVSSRAAHLVSAAVATILNKMKRPHTTVGVDGSVYRFHPRFHALMEAKIAELANPQYKFDLMLSEDGSGRGAALVAAVAVRTKKEKSTKSP, encoded by the exons ATGAAGGAG ATCGAAGCCATGACCCGTGACCTGGAGCTCCCCAATGATGTATTGCAAAAAGTATCGGCCAAGCTTCTTGATGAATTCAACAAAGGTCTCGGAAAAGAAACTCACAAATCGGCTGAAGTCAAAATGTTCATGACCTATGTGAGGGACGTTCCCAACGGATCAG AAAGTGGAACATTCTTAGCCTTGGATTTGGGGGGCACGAACTTCCGAGTTCTGCTCATTGATATCGATGGTGATCGATTCAGCATGCAGAACGAAATTTACGCTATTCCTCAAGAAATCATGCTGGGAACTGGTGCTGAG TTGTTTGAACACATAGCTGACTGCCTGTCCAAATTTATGGACAAGTACAAAGTCAAGGACAAGAAGCTTCCCTTGGGCTTTACATTCAGCTTTCCCTGTCGGCAAGAGGGCCTCACAAAAGCCAGACTGGTTCAGTGGACCAAGGGCTTCAAATGCAGTGGTGTTGAGAATGAGGATGTAGTGCTTCTGCTGAGAGAAGCAATCAAGAAGCGGAGG GACATCAATATTGATGTTATGGCAGTCGTCAATGACACAACGGGAACTCTTATGTCATGTGCTCACAAAAACAAGCAATGCAGACTTGGGCTCATTGTTG GAACTGGAACAAACGCATGTTACATGGAGAAACTAGAAAATGTGGAACTTTGGGATGGAGATCAAGAAGAACCTCGACAAGTCATTATCAACACAGAGTGGGGAGCGTTTGGTGACCATGGCTCTTTGGAGTTTGTACGAACACGTTATGACAGAGAAATTGATTCGGCTTCACTCAACCCTGGAAAGCAGTT GTTTGAGAAAATGATTTCTGGCATGTACATGGGGGAGCTTGTTCGTCGTGTCTTGGTACACCTTGCTGAGGAAAATTTGATGTTCAGCTCGAAGCTTTCTGAGAAAATGAAGACCCCCTATCTCTTCAAGACAAAGTACATTTCTCAGATTGAAAG TGACCCCCGAGGTGTCTATGAAGAAGCCCACAGTGTAATGGTGAAGATGGATATGGTTGGCACGGATGAAGACTGTGAGAGCCTTAAGCTCATCTGTGCCCGTGTGTCATCACGTGCTGCCCACCTGGTGTCTGCCGCTGTGGCCACCATCCTAAACAAGATGAAGCGGCCTCACACCACTGTGGGTGTTGATGGCTCAGTGTACCGGTTCCACCCGAGATTCCATGCACTTATGGAGGCAAAAATTGCCGAACTTGCCAATCCTCAGTATAAG TTTGACCTGATGCTTTCTGAAGATGGAAGTGGTCGTGGTGCTGCCCTGGTTGCAGCTGTTGCTGTACGCACAAAGAAAGAGAAATCTACCAAAAGCCCTTGA
- the LOC119435498 gene encoding hexokinase-2-like isoform X2, whose translation MMSEKRKKIEAMTRDLELPNDVLQKVSAKLLDEFNKGLGKETHKSAEVKMFMTYVRDVPNGSESGTFLALDLGGTNFRVLLIDIDGDRFSMQNEIYAIPQEIMLGTGAELFEHIADCLSKFMDKYKVKDKKLPLGFTFSFPCRQEGLTKARLVQWTKGFKCSGVENEDVVLLLREAIKKRRDINIDVMAVVNDTTGTLMSCAHKNKQCRLGLIVGTGTNACYMEKLENVELWDGDQEEPRQVIINTEWGAFGDHGSLEFVRTRYDREIDSASLNPGKQLFEKMISGMYMGELVRRVLVHLAEENLMFSSKLSEKMKTPYLFKTKYISQIESDPRGVYEEAHSVMVKMDMVGTDEDCESLKLICARVSSRAAHLVSAAVATILNKMKRPHTTVGVDGSVYRFHPRFHALMEAKIAELANPQYKFDLMLSEDGSGRGAALVAAVAVRTKKEKSTKSP comes from the exons ATGATGTCCGAAAAGAGAAAGAAG ATCGAAGCCATGACCCGTGACCTGGAGCTCCCCAATGATGTATTGCAAAAAGTATCGGCCAAGCTTCTTGATGAATTCAACAAAGGTCTCGGAAAAGAAACTCACAAATCGGCTGAAGTCAAAATGTTCATGACCTATGTGAGGGACGTTCCCAACGGATCAG AAAGTGGAACATTCTTAGCCTTGGATTTGGGGGGCACGAACTTCCGAGTTCTGCTCATTGATATCGATGGTGATCGATTCAGCATGCAGAACGAAATTTACGCTATTCCTCAAGAAATCATGCTGGGAACTGGTGCTGAG TTGTTTGAACACATAGCTGACTGCCTGTCCAAATTTATGGACAAGTACAAAGTCAAGGACAAGAAGCTTCCCTTGGGCTTTACATTCAGCTTTCCCTGTCGGCAAGAGGGCCTCACAAAAGCCAGACTGGTTCAGTGGACCAAGGGCTTCAAATGCAGTGGTGTTGAGAATGAGGATGTAGTGCTTCTGCTGAGAGAAGCAATCAAGAAGCGGAGG GACATCAATATTGATGTTATGGCAGTCGTCAATGACACAACGGGAACTCTTATGTCATGTGCTCACAAAAACAAGCAATGCAGACTTGGGCTCATTGTTG GAACTGGAACAAACGCATGTTACATGGAGAAACTAGAAAATGTGGAACTTTGGGATGGAGATCAAGAAGAACCTCGACAAGTCATTATCAACACAGAGTGGGGAGCGTTTGGTGACCATGGCTCTTTGGAGTTTGTACGAACACGTTATGACAGAGAAATTGATTCGGCTTCACTCAACCCTGGAAAGCAGTT GTTTGAGAAAATGATTTCTGGCATGTACATGGGGGAGCTTGTTCGTCGTGTCTTGGTACACCTTGCTGAGGAAAATTTGATGTTCAGCTCGAAGCTTTCTGAGAAAATGAAGACCCCCTATCTCTTCAAGACAAAGTACATTTCTCAGATTGAAAG TGACCCCCGAGGTGTCTATGAAGAAGCCCACAGTGTAATGGTGAAGATGGATATGGTTGGCACGGATGAAGACTGTGAGAGCCTTAAGCTCATCTGTGCCCGTGTGTCATCACGTGCTGCCCACCTGGTGTCTGCCGCTGTGGCCACCATCCTAAACAAGATGAAGCGGCCTCACACCACTGTGGGTGTTGATGGCTCAGTGTACCGGTTCCACCCGAGATTCCATGCACTTATGGAGGCAAAAATTGCCGAACTTGCCAATCCTCAGTATAAG TTTGACCTGATGCTTTCTGAAGATGGAAGTGGTCGTGGTGCTGCCCTGGTTGCAGCTGTTGCTGTACGCACAAAGAAAGAGAAATCTACCAAAAGCCCTTGA